The following coding sequences are from one Plectropomus leopardus isolate mb chromosome 10, YSFRI_Pleo_2.0, whole genome shotgun sequence window:
- the LOC121949243 gene encoding cyclin-dependent kinase 5 activator 1-like → MGTVLSISPASKKASIMDTEGAGDGIKNDKSLKRHSMFVSLSWKKLVSTSAKKSAKKVTPNPMPARELPSSQVAQLNSENIRKTHQTEEKKPKAPIPVPVPTVPTQNNENVRLSTVQKQPSSLSLVSPRRIVIQASTGELLRCLGDFMCRRCYKLKELNSGEVILWFRNIDRTLLLQGWQDQGFITPANVVFVYLLCEDTIEDSIGSPSELQGTFQTCLYLAYSYMGNEISYPLKPFMIEANKDVFWETSLRIINRLSAKMLQLNADPHFFTEVFQDLKNQRDTGEANLDR, encoded by the coding sequence ATGGGTACCGTCCTCTCTATATCACCGGCGTCGAAGAAGGCATCGATCATGGATACAGAGGGCGCAGGAGATGGGATCAAAAACGACAAGAGCCTCAAGCGGCACTCCATGTTCGTCTCTCTTTCCTGGAAGAAGCTAGTGTCCACTTCGGCCAAGAAGAGTGCCAAGAAAGTGACCCCGAACCCGATGCCCGCCCGCGAGCTCCCGTCCAGCCAGGTGGCGCAGCTCAACAGCGAAAACATCAGGAAGACGCACCAAACCGAAGAGAAGAAACCCAAAGCGCCGATCCCGGTCCCGGTGCCAACTGTCCCCACTCAGAACAACGAAAATGTGAGGCTTTCCACGGTCCAGAAGCAGCCGAGCAGTCTGTCTCTGGTGTCCCCGAGGCGGATAGTTATCCAAGCATCCACCGGAGAGCTGCTGCGCTGTTTGGGGGACTTCATGTGCCGCAGGTGTTATAAACTGAAAGAGCTCAACAGCGGAGAGGTGATCCTCTGGTTCCGCAACATCGATCGGACTCTTTTGCTCCAAGGCTGGCAGGATCAAGGCTTCATCACGCCGGCCAACGTGGTGTTCGTGTACTTGCTGTGCGAGGACACGATAGAGGACAGCATCGGCAGCCCGTCAGAGCTGCAAGGCACATTTCAGACTTGCCTCTACCTCGCCTACTCCTACATGGGCAACGAGATCTCCTACCCACTCAAACCGTTCATGATCGAGGCGAACAAGGACGTTTTCTGGGAGACGTCGCTCCGGATCATCAACAGGCTGAGTGCCAAAATGCTGCAGCTCAATGCAGACCCGCACTTTTTCACCGAGGTCTTCCAGGACCTCAAAAACCAACGAGATACTGGAGAGGCAAACCTGGACCGCTGA